One endosymbiont 'TC1' of Trimyema compressum genomic window, AATAAACACCATTAATCAACATTCCATTTTGAATAAAGGTAGGAAAATGGCTAATAAATGATTCTGATACAGGACCTCCATGGGCTTCTTGATTTAAAAAATTCCCCCAACGACCCAGTCCTTGAGCAAATAAAACACCGACGCTAATGACATCAAGATACCTCAGTATATCAATTTTTTTCCTCCGAGCATAAAGAACAAATGCAAGGACACCAAAAATAATACCGCCATGAAAAGCAAGTCCACCATTTCTCGTATTAATAACATCCCATAAATTATGAAAATCACCTAAGTTGAAGAGAACAAACCATAGTCTAGCACCAATAAAGCCTACTATAACTGTAATAATGATTCCATTTAAAAAGTAATCCTCATTAAAATTTTTCTCTTTTTTTAAAATAAAATAACTGAATAAAATAGCTACTAAAGCACCTGCTGCAATGAGTATACCATACCACATAATTTCTATGCCAAATAAATTAATTGCTATTGGATCCATCATATCCCCTTTTCATTTTAAAAATATCCAACACAATGTGTTTTTAATTATACCACTAAAATTCTCTCCAGGCAACATTTGCCATCTGAATATATTCTGTCATTTTTAAAGTTTCTCCTCGTCTTTTTTCATCAATATTCAGAGACTTTAAAAAGGCTCTTGTCTCTTCTTTATCACCCATAAAAAATGGTAATAAACTATTTGATAATGTTTTTCTCCTTTGATTAAAACCACAGCGCACTAACTGAAAAAAAATTTTTTCAACTTCTTTTGAAAGTAATTTCTGCTGCCTAATATTCATTTTCAAAACCATGGAATCCACCTTTGGTGCTGGATAAAAAGACTGGCTGTCAACAGAACAAATGGGAACACATTCAGTATAATAATTTATAGCTAACGTTAAAGCGCCATATGCTTTAGTTCCTGCTTCTGCAATCATTCTTTCCCCAACTTCCTTTTGAACCATTACTGTAATACTCTCAATAAAGTCATATTTTTCCAAAAGCAACATCAATATTGGTGTTGTAATATAGTAAGGTAAATTTGCTATAACTTTAATCTTTTTTTCAAAGTCACCAAAATGGGATTTTATACTTTCTTCTAAATCAATTTTTAAAATGTCCCCTTCTACAATTGATAGGAATCCAAATTGCTGTACATTTTCCCGTAACAAAGGAATGGCCTTTTTATCTATTTCAACTGCTAAAACATGAGGATTCTTCTCAACTAAATATTGAGTAAGAGATCCTGCACCAGGACCAATTTCAACAACAATATCTTCCGAAGAAATTTGGGGACTCTCAACAATTTTTCTAGCCACTTGTTCATTAATTAAAAAATTCTGACCCAGACCTTTTTTTGTATAAAAATCCTTTTTTCTTAACACTGATTTTAAAGTATTATTATCTGTCAGTTTATTCCTCATTAGGAACCTCCCTAAGGGTTAAACCAATTCTATTTCGTTCCTTATCTAAAGAAATAATTTTACTTTTAACGACTTGCCCAATCTCTAAAACATCCAAAGGATGCTTAATAAAGCGATTTGTAATTTGAGAAATATGAACAAGTGCATCCTCATGAACACCAATATCAATAAAAGCCCCAAAATCAACTATATTTCTAACAGCTCCAGATATGATCATCCCTTCATGAAGCTGTTCAATATCTAATACCTCTCTTTTAAAGATAGGCTTTGGTAAATCTTCTCTAGGCTCTCTTCCGGGCTTTTCTAATTCTTTTTTAATATCTGCAATTGTCTCTTTAAGCTCGTTACCAGATATTTCTTCGCCATTTAACAGAGCTTCACCAATCCAATAACTCTCTGGGTGAATTCCGGTATTATCAAAAAAATTATCCCCGTCTTTAATTCTTAAAAAACCTGCACACTGAGAAAAGCCTTTTGGACCCAGTCCTTTTAATTTTAAAAAAGCCTTTCTATTTTTAAAAGTACCATGTTCCTGTCTATGACTATACATTGCCTTTGCTACCTTGGTATTGAGACCCGCCACATAACTTAATAATTCAACAGAAGCATTATTCACATCAACACCTACAAAATTAACACAGTTTTCTACTACACCATCTAAAGCACCTTCAAGCTTCTTCTGATTAACATCATGTTGATACTGTCCAACACCAATTGCTTTAGGTGATATTTTCACCAATTCAGCCAGAGGATCTAACAAACGTCTCGCAATTGATACCGCACTTCTCAAATTAACATCCATATCTGGAAACTCATCTCTAGCAACCGAAGAAGCGGAATAGACACTTGCTCCTGCTTCATTTACGATAGTATACGCAGTTGTTACTGTCTCTTTTAAGACCTCTACTAAGAAAGCTTCACTCTCCCTTGAAGCTGTGCCATTACCAACTGCAATTGCTGTAATGCCATACTTTTTTATTAACGCTAATAGTTTCTTCTTACTTTCTTCAAATTTCTTTTGAGGAGGCATTGGAAATATAAT contains:
- the rsmA gene encoding 16S rRNA (adenine(1518)-N(6)/adenine(1519)-N(6))-dimethyltransferase RsmA translates to MRNKLTDNNTLKSVLRKKDFYTKKGLGQNFLINEQVARKIVESPQISSEDIVVEIGPGAGSLTQYLVEKNPHVLAVEIDKKAIPLLRENVQQFGFLSIVEGDILKIDLEESIKSHFGDFEKKIKVIANLPYYITTPILMLLLEKYDFIESITVMVQKEVGERMIAEAGTKAYGALTLAINYYTECVPICSVDSQSFYPAPKVDSMVLKMNIRQQKLLSKEVEKIFFQLVRCGFNQRRKTLSNSLLPFFMGDKEETRAFLKSLNIDEKRRGETLKMTEYIQMANVAWREF
- a CDS encoding helix-hairpin-helix domain-containing protein, whose protein sequence is MDIVNALGQMFPFKPSQIKAALELKEDGNTIPFIARYRKERTGGLLDEELRVLFEKADYYTRLEERKVEVKNLLKEQENLTDELDKSIDNATILTEIEDIYRPFKPKKNTKGSIAKKKGLEPLALEVLNMDKGEKDAILSQYVNPDKEVLTLEEALEGAGHVIAEMVSDSQTVRDYIRQLTRKNGLITSKGKETGKKDKDGIYDMYHDYQEPFNAIKNHRVLALLRGEKEGALSIKIEFNEEQILQLLDREYKVSNKLFADELRGFFKDSLKRLLFSSLERELFAELKERSEEGAIDVFKKNLKQLLLISPVNNQVILGFDPAFRTGCKLAVINQFGQVLDTAIIFPMPPQKKFEESKKKLLALIKKYGITAIAVGNGTASRESEAFLVEVLKETVTTAYTIVNEAGASVYSASSVARDEFPDMDVNLRSAVSIARRLLDPLAELVKISPKAIGVGQYQHDVNQKKLEGALDGVVENCVNFVGVDVNNASVELLSYVAGLNTKVAKAMYSHRQEHGTFKNRKAFLKLKGLGPKGFSQCAGFLRIKDGDNFFDNTGIHPESYWIGEALLNGEEISGNELKETIADIKKELEKPGREPREDLPKPIFKREVLDIEQLHEGMIISGAVRNIVDFGAFIDIGVHEDALVHISQITNRFIKHPLDVLEIGQVVKSKIISLDKERNRIGLTLREVPNEE
- the lgt gene encoding prolipoprotein diacylglyceryl transferase encodes the protein MDPIAINLFGIEIMWYGILIAAGALVAILFSYFILKKEKNFNEDYFLNGIIITVIVGFIGARLWFVLFNLGDFHNLWDVINTRNGGLAFHGGIIFGVLAFVLYARRKKIDILRYLDVISVGVLFAQGLGRWGNFLNQEAHGGPVSESFISHFPTFIQNGMLINGVYYHPTFLYESINDLIWFVVLAFLILRKVNFKKGTFLALAIFGNSLGRLFIEGLRTDSLMLGPLRVAQIVAFTGIILSLLYLVYLYLIMNKHRKN